From one Dermatophagoides farinae isolate YC_2012a chromosome 5, ASM2471394v1, whole genome shotgun sequence genomic stretch:
- the olf186-M gene encoding ki-ras-induced actin-interacting protein-IP3R-interacting domain olf186-M produces MIMNNENIIINTVNNNDSILQCNCCNSITPSSSSSNLMINFDYNNHHHHHPHCVNQRIKRLSLSNQLFSSINSDSSCSSYSSIESLLESRRENPEQILLALGFGRPIDSLDHLDPLNRIPYRFFMQQSNCKGVNVNDFIRLLRESEETSQIKSSYYCNQYI; encoded by the coding sequence atgattatgaataatgaaaatattatcatcaatacagtcaataataatgattcaatattgCAATGTAATTGTTGCAATTCAatcacaccatcatcatcatcatcgaatttgatgataaattttgattataataatcatcatcatcatcatccacattgTGTAAATCAACGAATAAaacgattatcattatcgaatcaattatttAGTAGTATTAATTCCGATTCATCTTGTTCAAGTTATTCAAgtattgaatcattattagaATCAAGACGTGAAAATCCTGAACAAATTCTATTGGCATTAGGATTTGGTAGGccaattgattcattggatCATTTGGATCCATTGAATCGTATACCATATAGATTTTTTATGCAACAATCCAATTGTAAAGGTGTTAATGTTAATGATTTTATACGACTATTACGTGAATCAGAAGAAACATcacaaataaaatcatcatattattgtaatcaatatatttga